GATATTTGTATGAATATTACTGGAGCTTTAGATTTTTTGGAATATaagaatttttataatttatatgataataataaatgCACGGTTTTTGCATTGTGGATGTATGACTacttaattaaaatatttaaagatCATGACAATTACAGTAAAACTAAAGCAGttattgataaaatatatccaCTTTTCTTAAGATATTCAGAAAAACTACATTGTAAGATTCCTTCATACAATGATATTGTGACCTATGTtaataatttgaaaacaTTATATGACTATGCTACAAATTATGATACTATTTTGGGGCATATTAAAGATAAAGATTACAAATGTAATGAGAATCTTTCTAATTACATTCAAGAACAAGTTAACTTATTAAAAGAAGTAAGGTTAGACTGCCATAATACCTCACAAAATCATTGTgaagtatataaaaatatatttggcCCATCTATAGGTGAAAAATTCTTAAGCCTACAATGTAATCCGTTAAGTTCTCAAGAAATAAGTACAATAACAGTGAGTTCCCATGTACAACAagggaaggaacaaattaCAAATGATGAAACTACCAAGACAAGTAATATTATAATGGAAACTATATTTCCGGTAGTTGGATCTGTATTCACAATGATTCTCTTGTATAAGGTAATAATAAAGAGCTTACAccaatatgaataatatctTAGCTATTCAATAAAGCTTCAtcctttataaaaaaatttttataatcctaatataatatttatataatatatttttttagtttacTCCATTCGGAAGTTGGATAAAAAATCCATTAATAggaaatgtagaaaattcgaataattattataatataaaatatggacTACAAAAAGATTTACCAGATCCACAATCATTAGATTCACTCAAAAATCAATTAAATATTCCATATGATCCTGTATAATATacgttattatataattagaCACTTTATTACACAAATTATCGATTCCattgtttttatatgtatatttattctgGTAAAGTACTCTTAAAAATAAGGGGAAAAGGATTTATTAAAGAAAAGCAATGTACTCCTAAAATACAACAAAAATCTTCTTAACAGAGTTCCAGCCATTATCATAAGAaaactttttattcttaatttcGAAATTtgatattaataataatattactaCTTAaaccttttttgaaaatggcccataaaaaatagaattTGCATAGTCCTATTGcgttataaattaattaccTCACGGTTTTATAGTGGTCTCCAGAACATCAACAAAAGATTACGcatattattctttttgaatatgcatattataattattaataatcGTTTTTACACAGGCATAAAAGATAAAGTATGAAAAAATCGTATGCTTCATGTATTTAATTTGAAATATCTTATCCAATT
This is a stretch of genomic DNA from Plasmodium cynomolgi strain B DNA, scaffold: 0705, whole genome shotgun sequence. It encodes these proteins:
- a CDS encoding hypothetical protein (putative) translates to MNITGALDFLEYKNFYNLYDNNKCTVFALWMYDYLIKIFKDHDNYSKTKAVIDKIYPLFLRYSEKLHCKIPSYNDIVTYVNNLKTLYDYATNYDTILGHIKDKDYKCNENLSNYIQEQVNLLKEVRLDCHNTSQNHCEVYKNIFGPSIGEKFLSLQCNPLSSQEISTITVSSHVQQGKEQITNDETTKTSNIIMETIFP